Below is a window of Plasmodium chabaudi chabaudi strain AS genome assembly, chromosome: 10 DNA.
CAGCGCTGTCCGAATCTATTGGTAATGGGAAAATGCAAGCGGATGGAAAAGTAGCTAGTAAGGAAGATGATGCATTGAAAAATTcagaacaaaatatatcatgtgataaaaatgaaaataataatcaagatttaaatacaaatggtaaggaagaaaaaaataataatcctACAAAAACGGACAAAGAAACATGTAATAGGaaagtaaataatatgagcagacaaaattattattcaattaatatatatgataaaaatataaaaagaaataattcatgtaaatcaaaaaatatagaagatgaaattataaaaaatttatatgataaagaCAATGGtgaaacaaataattatattaagaataattcattttatattaatattggagatgaaaattatgtttGTGCAATTTGTTGTGTTGAGTATTCAGATGATGATCATATTTGTGTATTACCATgtaattatatgcattacTATCACAAGGATTGCATATTTACATGGCTAAAGAAAAACAACGATTGCCCTTTGTgtcgaaaaaatatagaaatttAGAGCACGCCATAAAAAGGTTACACATACGCATAAATATGTACTTGGATGAACGgtgtataaaatatattcataggTAGACTGTAATTTTGTAAGCATTTCATTGGAGGCAGTTGGAAAAAGTTTTAtgtaaaatgaatatttcaAAGAGGATATTATGCccatatacataaatacgTTGGGCTATACATTATTCGACgcaaacatttttatttatatgtctagcatatatatatcttattGGATATGCTTATACTACGACCGTTTGTTTCCTGCAATGTCTATCcgttataatatatatatttatatgtatataatttttattttccctttatggggtattatatattttttatttgctaTTCCTAGTATTTCctttatatttgaaaaaatgtttatttgttatagctttcattttttgtataacttttatattttactttatatatgcgctttattaatttttttgtctcttatatattgtttaatttatgttataaaccttgtaaaaaaaaaataattaaaaattttttattccttgTACAATCGCTTATAATGTGTGTGCAAAAGTTGGAATAAGAATTTGTGTCTTTAATCAAATTAGTATTTAAACAATATtggtaaatataataaaacaaatttaattatcaATGGTGTTAAAAAGGTATGATTGTGTTTGTAAGTCTATGTGTGTgttgtatatacatatatagcTTAGACTATTGTGTGTGCAAATATATGGATTTCATTGggcaatattatataacaatttcAACACGTTTATATGATTAAACGGCGTAAGGAGTATAGAGTAACTAATTGATCAGCATTGTTGGAAACTTTAATTTTCCTACTTTCACAAGACACAAAtacttttaattattttgaaaattaaaacaagTCAATTGCtagttattttattataatgaatatgTAACATGGCTATACAAAATCGAGAGTGTGTaattttttcgattttttgtAAGCACacttattataaaatatcaaatattatagacaaaaaaataataaaaacaatttttaaaataattgcgTATAATATGTTTAGTATATTTGACTGATTTGCTTCCTTTTTAGctattcataaaatttggagggaaaataaaaaaaggcaCATACGAAATTTATGAAGTGCttagttattttttttcaaggCAAACAGGCCATAAATTTATACTACGGaaaatattacattttaattgtttgttcaatttttatgtattacaTGAGCGCATGGTCACTACATTTTAGTATATGTACGGAAGCATGTACTAAAAGGGAATGTTAATAAGTGTTTAGCTATAATGCAAGCATATTATGTTACTATTATGATAGGTAGAGGGTGAAATAAATTAGTAAGGGCATAAATGTGTATAAGGAAATTAAACCAATATTTAATAGGTATAATATTCGGgcttgttattattttagtGTGAAGAATAATGATTAagggaaaaatattaataatttgattATATCAGCtgtaacaattttttacactgtccttatatattattatgcaaaaaaaataaatatataaataaaggtACACATATAAAAAGGATACCATGAGAAATGTCACTTAGTAATTTACATGAGTACACATATATGCTTGCTTAATTTGATCACGCACTAGTTATATGATGCAATAATacgataataatatgtacataataatatgtacataaatatatacataataataatattataatataatttacttACATGTACGCATGCGCCTGTCAGCATTTTGGGATGTATCGCGCCATATTaccatcattatttatgtatgaaaaaaaaaactattttttataatattttttatgtttgcTTTATTTATGACACTAattaatgtatattatttttccgaaatttataaataaacaaaagaatatatataatacacatTATAAGGTATACACTATTTTACACGTACatactatatatagttattatttttattttttcaaattaccTTTTCCCTTTTTGTGTGCCTATATTAATAAGCCAATTTTCCTTTccttatttaaataagggtaataaacaaaataataacaaaactatcaaaaatatatacgcATATTTTTAAGGTAGCAAAATGGCAGAAGTGGTGAATATATCAAAGAGTACTTCCTTTTCGAAGCaagaaaaagaatttagtgatttgcaaaaaaataaagaatgtaatgaaaaaatattaaataaagaatcaAGTAGATTTACATTACATCCTATTATGTATCCTGAAGTAtggaatttttataaaaaagctGAGGCCTCATTTTGGACTGCTGAAGAAATAGATTTATCAAGTGATTTGAAAGactttgaaaaattaaatgtaaatgaaaaacattttataaaacatgTGCTAGCATTTTTTGCAGCTAGTGATGGAATAGTATTAGAAAATTTAGCTAGTAAATTTTTAAGAGAAGTACAAATAATTGAAGCCAAAAAGTTTTATGCTTTTCAAATAGCTGTTGAAAATATACACTCTGAAACCTATAGTTTATTAattgataattatattaggGATGAGAAAGAGagattaaatttatttcatgctattgaaaatataccagcaataaaaaataaagcattATGGGCAGCTAAATGGATAAATGATACGAACTCTTTTGCTGAAAGAATTGTAGCTAATGCATGTGTCGAAGGAATATTATTTAGTGGAAGTTTTTGTGCAATATTTTggtttaaaaaacaaaataaattacatGGTTTAACATTTAGTAATGAATTGATTAGTAGAGATGAAGGATTACACACAGATTTTAATTGTTTAATTTATAGCTTgttggaaaataaattaccAGAAGAGGTTGTTCAAAATATAGTTAAAGAAGCAGTTGAAGTAGAAAGATCATTTATTTGTGAATCTTTACCTTGTGATTTAATTGGAATGAATTCAAGACTTATGTCTCAATACATTGAATTTGTTGCTGATCGATTATTAGAATGTTTAGGTTGCTCCAAAGTTTTCCATTCAAAAAATCCATTTAGTTGGATGGACTTAATATCTTTACAaggaaaaacaaatttcTTTGAAAAGAGAGTTGCAGATTATCAAAAATCAGGTGTTATGGCTCAAAGAAAAGAACAagtattttctttaaacactgatttttaagaaaatataatacataaaaaaggttgataaaaaattctaattttttgttgtaCTAACACTGATCGAAACACCTTattgttcatatattttagatacatattctttaatattatttttccagTGTAGTCTCATTATtgcaatttatttatgcatatattagcatatattgtttatatatatattttttttttgaattgtAACTATTGTGTGCATATTCAATAAACCTTGTGaatcgaaaaaataatttactaATGCTCTAGCTAAGAAAATTAAACAGCTTTTCTCTCATTATCAgcctttttattatattcttacATAATGAGagatatagaaaaaaacaaacataTGCAATAAATGCATTTATGTAAAAGTAAggtttgaaaaaaaaatcaggTTTATTTTGAGCGAAAACAATGTAGGTATTTCACAAACATTTTAAGCGGTATAAATTGTTGCAAATGTTTGATTGTGTAGACTCCCAAATGGTGTAtctattttctattttttgcataatTGTGTAGACTGCCAAATGGTGTATCTGTTCTctattttttgcataacGGTGTAGACTGCCAAATGGTGTATCTGTTCTCTATTTTGTGATGCTTTAAAATGATTAAGTACTAATAAGACATTCGGTTaattgaatttttaaactttctacatttatatctttacctataaataaaaaatttgattcAAAAGTATTTGAATCGTTCAAAATGTTAGATATGTTATATTCGGAATTGTTCGTATCAGAGGAGTCACAAGACAGATAATCTTCAACATCTACTGAATTTTCTGAAATGCATAAATCGTTTTTACTATTAATtccattttcttcattagtTATCGCATCGAATGGTGAGTCGCCATTTGAGGAGTTAGAAGTGTTGGTTCCTTTTTGtgaattatcaaaatagttgtgaaaaaaagaatggaCATCTGTCATGACTGTGTTgatttcatataattctCCAACACTTTGATAATAGTAAATGTTCAATTgaagtttatttttatttgtatatatatcatcGTTAAATGCAATGAATATTCCTTTCCCTCTATAGATGTGCATTTCTGTATTCCATAAAAGGGAGGCTAAcaaatgatttatttttttgtaggaaaaaatattctttttttttatagaaataatattttttaaaatatccgaattttttgtatttataaacttttgttttaattcatttaaatcTTTGCTTAAATAAGTTATATAAGATATATCATGTTGAAACTGGATTGagaaatttacaaaattgttATAGTGGTATACaccatttttatgtttaatatttttatttgaattattattagaaatatttactaaagcacctttaaaattattttgttcataacattttaaattagTTATTAATTCAATTGGGATATTTGAATAGCTTGTCATATGTATTACACTTAATGGATTAATATTTTCGAcaaactttttaatatcttctttttctttatcatttattttgtcaattttatttattataataacatCACACACTGTTAGTTGTTTACAATCGGAATTGTCtacatcattatttttaactgGTTCTAAATTATTGCTAGTGAATGTTTGATTGTCATTTGTTTGTGGCGCCACATTGGGGGCTTGATCTGTTTCATCATCTTGACCTGCTTGTATTGAACTTGCTTTCAAATGGTCATAATATTCTATGTTGCTGTTAGTATATCTCATGAAATTGTATGAATCAATTATGTGAATTATGCTAtccaaatatattttcgacttatttaatttatctaTCCATAATaagttatttatttctacaTTGTCATAAACCCCCGCGACttcaacaaaaataaaatcatatgtagtttttttttctaaaatcatttctattaattttacaaaattacttttatttgaaCAACATAAACAGCCATTATTTAGTTCGTATATAAATCCATCTTTACTTTCAATCTGGtctacaatttttaaactttCAACTTTATCATCTATATTAGATTctgttttgtttttattttcaaatgattttggaaaattataaatatcatttatatctttGAAAACGATCTTATcaatgttattattattttctgtaAATTCATTGTGTATTATtgcaatttttaatttcttttttaaactttCATTAAGCAAATTTTTAAGGAGAGTAGTTTTGCCTGCCCCTAAAAATCCCGTGATGATCGTTATTCCGATCATTGgcttgaaataaaaatgacgAAAAAATACGtagcaaaaaaatgaaaaaatatgtaacaaaaaagtaacaaaacaaagaagaaaaattaaaattggaTACTGACGAAATAGCAACAAAcagaattaaataatagtgtgcacatcatatatataatatttatgaacaaCGTGCAAATATATCCCTATTGCTAagtttgataatatattactatttgtttaaaattgttgataaatttattatttatttattaatattgataaatatatgttttatatagctatgcattttttaatggtAGAGTAAATATGGAGCTATATAATGAATAGCTATATTGtttagaaaattttaattttggcttttttttttttgtcatttttttatttatactattttggctatatatgattttttttttttgtaatttacTTTATCACCAAA
It encodes the following:
- a CDS encoding COBW domain-containing protein 1, putative yields the protein MIGITIITGFLGAGKTTLLKNLLNESLKKKLKIAIIHNEFTENNNNIDKIVFKDINDIYNFPKSFENKNKTESNIDDKVESLKIVDQIESKDGFIYELNNGCLCCSNKSNFVKLIEMILEKKTTYDFIFVEVAGVYDNVEINNLLWIDKLNKSKIYLDSIIHIIDSYNFMRYTNSNIEYYDHLKASSIQAGQDDETDQAPNVAPQTNDNQTFTSNNLEPVKNNDVDNSDCKQLTVCDVIIINKIDKINDKEKEDIKKFVENINPLSVIHMTSYSNIPIELITNLKCYEQNNFKGALVNISNNNSNKNIKHKNGVYHYNNFVNFSIQFQHDISYITYLSKDLNELKQKFINTKNSDILKNIISIKKKNIFSYKKINHLLASLLWNTEMHIYRGKGIFIAFNDDIYTNKNKLQLNIYYYQSVGELYEINTVMTDVHSFFHNYFDNSQKGTNTSNSSNGDSPFDAITNEENGINSKNDLCISENSVDVEDYLSCDSSDTNNSEYNISNILNDSNTFESNFLFIGKDINVESLKIQLTECLIST
- a CDS encoding ribonucleoside-diphosphate reductase small chain, putative produces the protein MAEVVNISKSTSFSKQEKEFSDLQKNKECNEKILNKESSRFTLHPIMYPEVWNFYKKAEASFWTAEEIDLSSDLKDFEKLNVNEKHFIKHVLAFFAASDGIVLENLASKFLREVQIIEAKKFYAFQIAVENIHSETYSLLIDNYIRDEKERLNLFHAIENIPAIKNKALWAAKWINDTNSFAERIVANACVEGILFSGSFCAIFWFKKQNKLHGLTFSNELISRDEGLHTDFNCLIYSLLENKLPEEVVQNIVKEAVEVERSFICESLPCDLIGMNSRLMSQYIEFVADRLLECLGCSKVFHSKNPFSWMDLISLQGKTNFFEKRVADYQKSGVMAQRKEQVFSLNTDF